The genomic interval CAGAGGATCCCGTGCCCGGACCCCGCGACGGTCCGGGCACGGCGCGGGGTCCGGGCACGGCCCCCGCGCGCCCGTTCTCTACGCTTCTATACGCTGAGGGCGTGACCAGCGCCGACGACCGACCGACCCGCAGCGGCCCCCCGGATCCCGGGGCATCGCTCGCGGACCTCCAGGCGTTCGCGGTGGAGCTCCGCCGGATGAACGGCGAGATCAACCGGATGACCCACGGTTTCGCTGCGAACCAGCAGCTGCATCCCACGGACGTGAGCGCGCTCGCGGCCATCCTCGACGCCCCGTCGCCCCTCACCCCGGGGGCGCTGCGCGAGCATCTGGGTCTCACCTCCGGCGCGGTGACCGCCTGTCTGGACCGGCTGGAGCGGGCCGGCCATGTCCGCCGGGCCCGGGAGAGCACCGACCGCCGGGTGGTGCACGTGCACTACGAGGCAAGCGCCCGGACGGCCGCCCGCGACTACTTCATGCCGCTCGCCGAGGCCACGGCGCGAGCCAGAGCACGCTTCAGCGAGACTGAGCTGGCGACCGTCCTGCGCTTCCTCGCAGCCATGAACGAGGAGCTGGGCGACGTTCCCACGGCGCGTCGCTGAGCCCTCCCCGCCCGGCCGGATGCGTCCATGGAAGGCCGGGCGGCCGCCGAGCCCACCCCCTGCGGTCGTCCGCACGAGCGGTACCGTAATGTATTTCAACGATTGAGATTGTTCACTGCTGAGATATCTCCACCCCCGGGAGAGACATGTCCACCCCTGCACGCTCCGCACGGTCGATCCGCTGGCTTGTCCCCGTCGTGCTGCTGATCGCGTGGCTCGGCGTCGGCGGCGGGCTCGGCCCGTACGCCGGGAAGCTCGGCGAGGTCGCCACGAACGACCAGGCCGCCTTCTTGCCCCAGAACGCGGAGTCCACCCAAGTCATCGACGCGCAGAAGGCGTTCCAGCAGAACGAGACCCTGCCGGTCATCGTCGTCTGGACCTCGGCGGAGCAGGGCACGCCGGTGAGCGAGGAACAGCGGGAGGCCGCCACCGGCGCCCTCGCCCCGCTCGCCGGAAGCGACGGCGTCGTCGGAGCGCCCTCCCCCGCGCTGCCCTCCAAGGACGGCCTCGCGCTCCAGGGCATCGTGCAGTTGAGCCCCGGCCTCGGGGACGAACTGCCCACGGTGCTGGCGAGCATCGAGGAGGCCGGCTCGTCGGTGCCCGGCACGACGGTCCAGCTCGCCGGGCCCGCCGCCAGTCAGGCCGACCTGTCCGACGCCTTCGCGGGCATCGACGGCCTGCTGCTCGGGGTCGCCCTGATCACGGTGCTCGTGATCCTCTTGCTGGTCTACCGCAGCGTGCTGCTGCCCTTCGTCATCATCCTCGGCGCCGTGTTCGCCCTCGCCCTGTCCTGTGCGATCGTCTACGTCCTCGCCGACCACGACATCGTGCGTGTGGACGGTCAGGTGCAGGGCATCCTGTCGATCCTGGTGATCGGGGCGGCGACGGACTACGCACTGCTGCTCACCGCCCGGTTCCGGGAGGAACTCGCCCTCCGCGGCGACCGGTTCACCGCGATGCGTATCGCACTGCGCGAGTCCTTCGGTCCGATCACCGCCAGCGCGGCGACGGTGGCGGCGGGCCTGCTCGCCCTGCTGCTCAGCGACCTCACCAACAACCGGGCCCTCGGGCCGGTGGGCGCGATCGGCATCGTCTGTTCGGTCCTGAGCGCGCTCACCTTCCTGCCCGCCGCCCTGGTGCTGCTGGGCCGCAAGGCCTACTGGCCGGCGAAGCCCAGGCCCGCCGACGACAAGGTGTCCGGCGGCCACGGCATCTGGCACAAGGTGGCCGTACTCGTCGACCGGGCGCCCCGCAAGGTCTGGGCGATCACCCTGGCGGCCCTGATCACCTGTGCCGCGTTCGCCCCCACGCTCACCTCCAAGGGGGTTCCGCTCGACGAGATCTTCGTCAACGACGCCCCGTCCGTGGCCGCCCAGGAGACGCTGAGCGAGCACTTCCCCGGCGGTTCGGGGAATCCGGTCGTGATCATCTCGGCGGCCGACCGGGTGACCGAGGTCAGCGAGGCCGCCGGCCGTACCGACGGGGTGGCCTCCGTCGCGCCGGTGAGCGCGAGCGGGCGGCCGGGCGGCGAACCGCTCGTCGTCGACGGCAGGGTCCGCATCGACGCGACGCTCAAGGACGCGGCCGACAGCGACGGCGCCAAGGAGACCGTGGCCGCGCTGCGTACCGCGGTCCACGCCGTGCCCGGTTCGGACGCACTCGTCGGCGGCTACACCGCGCAGCAGTACGACACCCAGCGGACGGCGGAGGACGACCGCACGCTGATCGTGCCGGTGGTGCTGGTGATCATCCTGGTGATCCTGGTCTTCCTCCTGCGGTCGCTGCTGATGCCGGTGCTGCTGGTGGCGACCGTGGCGCTGAACTTCCTCGCCACCCTCGGCATCTCCTCACTGGTCTTCACCCATGTGTTCGGCTTCAGCGGCACGGACTCGTCGGTGCCGCTGTACGGATTCGTGTTCCTGGTCGCCCTGGGCGTCGACTACAACATCTTCCTGATGTCCCGGGTCCGGGAGGAGTCGCTGCTCCACGGCACCAGGGAGGGCATCCTGCGCGGGCTCACCACGACCGGCGGGGTCATCACGTCGGCGGGCGTCGTCCTGGCGGCCACCTTCGCCGCGCTGGGCGTGATCCCGCTGGCGTTCCTGCTCCAGATCGCGTTCATCGTGGCGTTCGGCGTCCTGTTGGACACGCTGGTCGTCCGGTCGCTCCTCGTCCCGGCGCTGGTACGGGACATCGGGCCCAAGGCGTGGTGGCCGGGGGCGCTGAGCCGGGAGGGGTCGGACGGTCAGCGCGGCACGGTCGCGGAGGCCGGGTCCGAGTCCCGGTAGGCGGCCAGGGCCCAGATGACGAAGATGTCCAGGGCGATGACGATCACCGACCAGAGGGGCGCGTACGGCAGGAAGAGGAAGTGCGCGAAGAGGTTCAGGGAGGCGAAGAGGATACCGGCCACCCGCGCCCAGCCCGCCCCCTTGAGCAGTGCGGCCCCGGTGACGGCCACGCAGACGCCGAGCAGCAGGTGGATCCAGCCCCAGCCGGTGAGGCTGATCCGGTAGAGGTACGCGCCGACGTCACCGTAGACGTCTCCGTCGGCGAGGGCCGCGATGCCCGCCAGGGCCGCCACGGCGCCCTGGCAGAGCATCAGGATCCCGGCGAGGAGCACCCCGCCGGTCACCCAGAGGCTGTCCGGATCCGGCACCGGTGCGGGGCCGGCCGGGCCGTCGGCGCGCTGCCACGGCGCATCCCCCTGACCGGGCCCGTTCCGGGGCCCCTGCGCGAACCCCTCCGGTGGCGTCGGGGCGCCAGGGCCGGACGCGGCTGCGGGGCCGGACGGGTCGGCGGCCCGGGAGGGGTCCTCGCCCATCAGAACTCCTCCTGCGGCCGGTCGGACTGCGCCTTCGAGCGCTTGCCGACCACCGCGGCGGCGGCGACCGCACTGCCCGCGAAGGCCAGCGCGACCATCCAGGCGCGGTCGAAGACATGGCAGGTGGCATGGTCCACGGAGTAGCGCCCGGGACCGGTCAGCCCGATGGCCGCCGCGGTGAAGCCGAGGAACGCCGGGTACTCGTAGCCGCCGCCCTGGGCGAAGAAGCCCGCCGGAGCGTGCACGGCCACCGCGCCGGCCATCGCGCCGGCGGCCGCCGCGCCCGCCGCCGGGGTGGCGAGGCCCAGGGCGAGCAGGACACCGCCGCCCGCCTCGCCGAGCCCGGCGGCCACGGCGCTGTGCTTGGGCGGGTGGAATCCCATCGCCTCCATCGCGGCTGTGGTGCCCTGGATACCTCCGCCGCCGAACCAGCCGGCCAGCTTCTGACTGCCGTGGGCGGCGAGCACCGCACCGGTGCCGACGCGCAGGGCGAGCAGACCGAGATCACGCCGGTTGACGCAGACCATGAGGACTCCCGGGGGTGGTGGGTTCGGGGTGGTTTCCTACGGCTCCCACTGTCGTCGGCCCGGAGCGCCGGGGCCCGGTCGGACTGGGCCGTACGGGGAAGGGCCCCGGCGGGGCGCGGCCCGGAGTGCGAGCCAGATCATTATGCAACTTGTTGCATAGCCGACTCGGGGTGGTCTACAACTGACGCGACGACCCCGCGCGGAGGAGACCCCGGATGAGCCTGTACCCGACCCTGCTGAGCCCGCTGGACCTCGGGTTCACCACCCTCCCCAACCGGGTCCTCATGGGATCGATGCACATCGGTCTGGAGGAGGCCGAGCGCGGTTTCGAGCGGATGGCCGCGTTCTACGCGGAGCGCGCCCGGGGTGGCGTCGGCCTCATGGTCACCGGCGGCATCGCCCCCAGCGAGCGGGCCTGCTCCTCCCCCGGCGGGGCCAAGATGACGACGGAGGCGGAGGCGGAGCAGCACCGGGAGATCACCTCGGCGGTGCACGCGGCGGGCGGCCGGATCGCGATGCAGATCCTGCACTTCGGGCGGTACGCGCACCACCCCGACCTGGTGGCGCCGAGCGCGCTCAAGGCCCCGATCAGCGGATTCACTCCGAACGCGCTCACCGATGACCAGGTCGAGGAGACCATCGAGGAGTTCGTGCGCGCGGCCGGTCTCGCGCGCCTCGCGGGTTACGACGGCGTCGAGATCATGGGCTCCGAGGGCTATCTGATCAACGAGTTCATCGTCTCCGCGACCAATCACCGCACCGACCGCTGGGGCGGCGGTTACGAGAACCGCATGCGCCTGCCCATCGAGATCGTGCGCCGGGTCCGCGAGCGGGTCGGCGACGACTTCATCCTGATCTACCGGCTCTCCATGCTGGACCTGGTGCCGGGCGGCTCGACGCTGGAGGAGGTCGTGACGCTCGCGAAGGAGATCGAGGCGGCGGGCGCGACGATCATCAACACCGGCATCGGCTGGCACGAGGCGCGGATCCCGACCATCGCCACCTCCGTGCCGCGCGGCGCGTTCAGCTGGGTGACCGAGAAGGTGCGCGGCGCGGTCTCCGTACCGCTGGTGACGAGCAACCGCATCAACACCCCCGAGGTCGCCGAGGAGATCCTCGCCTCCGGCCGGGCCGACATGGTCTCCATGGCCCGCCCCTTCCTGGCCGACCCGGAGTTCGTCGCGAAGGCGACGGCGGGCCGGGCGGACGCCATCAACACCTGCATCGGCTGCAACCAGGCCTGCCTGGACCACATCTTCAGCCTCAAGGTCACCTCCTGTCTGGTCAATCCGCGCGCCTGCCACGAGACCGAGCTGGTCATCGGCCCGACCCGGACCCGTAAGCGCGTCGCCGTGGTCGGCGCCGGGCCGGCGGGCCTCGCGTGCTCCGTGACCGCGGCGGAGCGGGGGCACGCGGTGACCCTGTTCGACACGGCGGACGAGATCGGCGGTCAGCTGAACGTGGCGCGCCGGGTGCCGGGCAAGGAGGAGTTCGACGAGACGCTGCGCTACTTCCGTACGCGGCTGGCCGAGCTGGAGGTCGACGTACGGCTGGGCACCCGGGCGGACGCCGGTTCGCTGGACGGCTTCGACGAGATCGTGCTCGCCACCGGCGTCGAGCCGCGTACCCCGGCGATACCCGGCACGGACCACCCGAACGTCGTCAGCTATCTGGACGTGCTGCGCGACGGGGCGCCGGTCGGCGAACGGGTCGCGATCGTCGGGGCGGGCGGCATCGGCTTCGACGTCGCGGAGTTTCTGACCGACGGCGGCCACGCGGCGAGCCTGGACGCGGACACGTTCTTCCGGCAGTGGGGCGTGGACACCGCCTACGCGGAACGCGGCGGGCTCCGCGCTCCCGAGCGCCCCAAGTCGCCGCGCACGGTCCACCTGGTCCAGCGCCGGACCACCAAGGTCGGTGCGGGGCTCGGGAAGACGACGGGGTGGATCCACCGCACCGAACTGCGCCACCGGGGCGTCGAGATGATCGCCGGAGCCTCCTACGACCTCATCGACGACGAGGGCCTCCACCTCACCGTCGACGGTGAGCGGCGCGTGCTGCCGGTCGACACGGTGGTGCTGTGCGCGGGCCAGGAACCGCGCCGCGAGCTGTACGAGGAGCTGCGCGCGCGGGCCGTCCCGGTCCATCTGATCGGCGGCGCGGACGTGGCGGCCGAGCTGGACGCCAAGCGGGCCATCCGTCAGGGCACGGAGCTGGCCGCGCGGCTCTGAGCGGCGGGTGCCGCAGGAGGGCGCAGGGGCGGGCCGCGTCGGCGGCCGGTCCCCGTCCGGCCTCACCCTGGCCTCCGTACGTCCGTGAAGCGGGGGCGGGAGGCTGGAACCAGGCGGGTGGAGCCGGGCGGGTGGAGCCGGGTTCGCCGGATCTCAGCCGGGTCGGCCCTCGGTCCCCTGGTCGCTGGGCGTCCCGCTGTCCACGCCACGGGAGGGCGCCCGTCGCCGCGGTCTCTTGTCGTCGTCGGGAATACCGACCAGTTTCTCGACGTCGAAGAGCCGCGCGATCGGGACGTCCGTACTGCTGTGGGCCACGATGGAGAAGGCGATGGTGACGGCGATCAGGGTGAACGCCTCCTCGCCCTGGGGGATGCCCGCCTGGAGCACCAGCAACCCGTAGACCACGGAGGCGAAGCCCTTGGGGCCGAACCAGGCCGCCGTGAGCTTCTCCTTGCGGTCGAAGTCGGTGCCCACCAGGGACAGCAGCAGCGAGGCCGGACGGATGAGGAAGATGGCCAGGACCGCCACCGCGTAGCCGCCGATCGGCAACTCGCCGAAGAGCTGCGGGGTCAGCAGAGCTCCGAAGACCAGGAGTGCCGCGAACTTCGCCAGCTCGGCGAGGGCTTCGCCCAGCGGCTCGAAGGCGGTCCTGGCCTCGGGTGCGACGGCGACGATCACCGCGCCCGCGGAGAAGGCGGCCAGATACGGGTTGGCGTGGGTGAGGTGGCAGGCCGCGTACAGGATGACCGCGACCGCCAGCGGCAACAGGGGCTGGAGCCTGGGTTCCGCGCCCAGCAGACGGAACCGGACGAGCCAGTGCACCAGCAGCGGCAGGGTCACCCCGAAGACCAGTCCGAGCAGGAGTTCACCGCCGATCGAGACGAAGCCGGCGTCCTCGGCATGGCCGGTGGGTGCGGCGGCCGCGATGAAGATGAGGACGAACGGCAGGGCCAGCCCGTCGTTGACGCCGCTTTCGATGTTGAGCAGTTGCCGTAGCCGGGCGGGGACCTCTTCCCGGCCCACGATGGCCGAGGCGAAAACGGGGTCGGTCGGCGCCAGCACGGCGCCGACGAGGAAGGAGGTCGTCCAGTCGAGGCCGACGAGGAAGTGGGCCAGCAGGGCGACGCCGATGAAAGCCAGCGGCAGACCGAGGCCGAGGGCGCGGGCGGGGTTGCGCCACGCCTGTCGCAGCGCGGGGAAGGAGACGTGCATGCCGTCGGTGAACAGCACCGCGAAGAGCGCCAGGTCGGCGGTGACCCTGACGATGTCGCTGTCCGGGGTGATGTGGATCAGACCGAGGAAGCCGTCGCTGACGAGCGCGCCGCCCACCAGGAACAGCAGCGATGTGGAGAGCACCGACCGGGCGGCGAGCCCGGACAGCAGCACGGCCACCAGGAGCGCCACTCCGAAGACGATGACCAAGACCACCTGACGCGCTCCCCGCTGTCGATCGACCGAACCGGCGTCGGCCCCGGTCGGTCACTCTGCCCGGTTGGAGAGGACTCGACCTGGAACGTCTGCCCGTCGAAACGCCGGTCACCCGTGCGGCCCCGGTACGGATGTCGGCGTCCGGATGTGCGCAGGGCCTGACCGCCTCCCCCGGCGGCGCGCCGTGGTGGTCGACAGGCCCCGAGGGCGGGAGCGTCAGCGGTCGCGGACGGCGGCGAGCGCGGAGTGCGTCGTCTCCTCCACCGTGCCGGTGATGGGAACGATCGCTCCCCGCTCTTCGTCGGTGAGCGGCTCCAGCGCGTCCAGTTGGGACCGGAGGAGCTCGACGGGCATGAAGTGTCCTCGCCGGGCAGCCATGCGCTCGGCGATGAGCTCGGCGGGGCCGTCCAGGTGGACGAAGAAGACCTGTGGTGCCGCCGAGACGAGGCGGTCGCGGTAGGACCGCTTCAGGGCCGAGCAGGTGATGACTCCTCCGTCAGAGGTGTGCTCCCGGAGCCACCCGGCGATGACGTCGAGCCAGGGACGCCGGTCCTCATCACTGAGGGCGGTCCCCGCACGCATCTTGGCCACGTTCTCCGGGGGGTGGAAATCGTCGGCCTCAGCGAACAGCACGCCCAGCGACGCCGCCAGGGACTGGCCCACCGTCGTCTTGCCGGACCCTGACACGCCCATCACCACAACCAACGGGACGTTCTCGTTCTGCGCCATCGCATCAGGCTAACGCGGCGCGGTCCGCGGGACCGAGGGACGGTCGGCGACATCGTCGCGGGCCTGCGCCCGGTCCGCGTTGGCCAAGGCGCTCCCGGAGCCGCGCTGGGAGTGGCGGATCAGGCTGGAGGTGCCGTCCGTCTCCAGCACCACCGCGTGCACCAGCTCCAGCCCTCCGGTCCCCTGCGTACGGACCGCCTGGCGCACTTCGTCCACCGTGGCCCGCCGGCGTCGCATCGCGTCGTGCAGCATGCGGCCGTCGCACAGCAGCAGGGTCGGTTCGGCCCTGGCCGGGCGCTCACCCCTCCAGGTCGATGACCACCTTGACGTCGTCCGGCCGGGACTCCAGCGCCTCGGCAGCGCGTTCGAGGGGGACGCGCCTGGTGATCAGCCGTTCCAGCCAGCTCCTGTCCGCCCTCGCCAGAGCGGCGGCGGCCTGCCGGAAGTGGCGCTGGTTGGCGTTGACGGAGCCCACCACGGCGTCGTTCTGCAGCACCATGTCCCGGTTGATGGCGCCGGCGTCCGCGGAGATGCGACGGCCGGCGGGCGAGACACCGGTCAGGCACACCACCCCGTACGAGGCGGTTCCGGTCAGCGAGGCGAAGACCAGGGTGCTGGCTCCGGTCGCTTCGATGATGACGTCCGGGCAGACGTCGTCGATCACCCGCTCCGCGTCGTCGGAGTGGTAGGCGGCGCCGAGATCGCGGACCAGCGAGGGTTTTGGGCCGTCGTTCACGCGGTCCAGGACGTGCACCTCCAGCCCCCGCTGGACGCCGAGGAGGGCTGCCAGCAGTCCGATCGGTCCCGCCCCGGTGACGAGGACCCGACGCGGCTCGAACCAGGAGCGCCCCCCGACCCGGTCCACCTGCTCCCAGGCCTTCGCCACGACCGAGGTGGGCTCCATGAGTACGCCGACGCTTG from Streptomyces sp. CA-278952 carries:
- a CDS encoding MarR family winged helix-turn-helix transcriptional regulator produces the protein MTSADDRPTRSGPPDPGASLADLQAFAVELRRMNGEINRMTHGFAANQQLHPTDVSALAAILDAPSPLTPGALREHLGLTSGAVTACLDRLERAGHVRRARESTDRRVVHVHYEASARTAARDYFMPLAEATARARARFSETELATVLRFLAAMNEELGDVPTARR
- a CDS encoding MMPL family transporter, which produces MSTPARSARSIRWLVPVVLLIAWLGVGGGLGPYAGKLGEVATNDQAAFLPQNAESTQVIDAQKAFQQNETLPVIVVWTSAEQGTPVSEEQREAATGALAPLAGSDGVVGAPSPALPSKDGLALQGIVQLSPGLGDELPTVLASIEEAGSSVPGTTVQLAGPAASQADLSDAFAGIDGLLLGVALITVLVILLLVYRSVLLPFVIILGAVFALALSCAIVYVLADHDIVRVDGQVQGILSILVIGAATDYALLLTARFREELALRGDRFTAMRIALRESFGPITASAATVAAGLLALLLSDLTNNRALGPVGAIGIVCSVLSALTFLPAALVLLGRKAYWPAKPRPADDKVSGGHGIWHKVAVLVDRAPRKVWAITLAALITCAAFAPTLTSKGVPLDEIFVNDAPSVAAQETLSEHFPGGSGNPVVIISAADRVTEVSEAAGRTDGVASVAPVSASGRPGGEPLVVDGRVRIDATLKDAADSDGAKETVAALRTAVHAVPGSDALVGGYTAQQYDTQRTAEDDRTLIVPVVLVIILVILVFLLRSLLMPVLLVATVALNFLATLGISSLVFTHVFGFSGTDSSVPLYGFVFLVALGVDYNIFLMSRVREESLLHGTREGILRGLTTTGGVITSAGVVLAATFAALGVIPLAFLLQIAFIVAFGVLLDTLVVRSLLVPALVRDIGPKAWWPGALSREGSDGQRGTVAEAGSESR
- a CDS encoding DUF7144 family membrane protein; protein product: MGEDPSRAADPSGPAAASGPGAPTPPEGFAQGPRNGPGQGDAPWQRADGPAGPAPVPDPDSLWVTGGVLLAGILMLCQGAVAALAGIAALADGDVYGDVGAYLYRISLTGWGWIHLLLGVCVAVTGAALLKGAGWARVAGILFASLNLFAHFLFLPYAPLWSVIVIALDIFVIWALAAYRDSDPASATVPR
- a CDS encoding DoxX family protein, with protein sequence MVCVNRRDLGLLALRVGTGAVLAAHGSQKLAGWFGGGGIQGTTAAMEAMGFHPPKHSAVAAGLGEAGGGVLLALGLATPAAGAAAAGAMAGAVAVHAPAGFFAQGGGYEYPAFLGFTAAAIGLTGPGRYSVDHATCHVFDRAWMVALAFAGSAVAAAAVVGKRSKAQSDRPQEEF
- a CDS encoding NADPH-dependent 2,4-dienoyl-CoA reductase, whose protein sequence is MSLYPTLLSPLDLGFTTLPNRVLMGSMHIGLEEAERGFERMAAFYAERARGGVGLMVTGGIAPSERACSSPGGAKMTTEAEAEQHREITSAVHAAGGRIAMQILHFGRYAHHPDLVAPSALKAPISGFTPNALTDDQVEETIEEFVRAAGLARLAGYDGVEIMGSEGYLINEFIVSATNHRTDRWGGGYENRMRLPIEIVRRVRERVGDDFILIYRLSMLDLVPGGSTLEEVVTLAKEIEAAGATIINTGIGWHEARIPTIATSVPRGAFSWVTEKVRGAVSVPLVTSNRINTPEVAEEILASGRADMVSMARPFLADPEFVAKATAGRADAINTCIGCNQACLDHIFSLKVTSCLVNPRACHETELVIGPTRTRKRVAVVGAGPAGLACSVTAAERGHAVTLFDTADEIGGQLNVARRVPGKEEFDETLRYFRTRLAELEVDVRLGTRADAGSLDGFDEIVLATGVEPRTPAIPGTDHPNVVSYLDVLRDGAPVGERVAIVGAGGIGFDVAEFLTDGGHAASLDADTFFRQWGVDTAYAERGGLRAPERPKSPRTVHLVQRRTTKVGAGLGKTTGWIHRTELRHRGVEMIAGASYDLIDDEGLHLTVDGERRVLPVDTVVLCAGQEPRRELYEELRARAVPVHLIGGADVAAELDAKRAIRQGTELAARL
- a CDS encoding cation:proton antiporter: MVLVIVFGVALLVAVLLSGLAARSVLSTSLLFLVGGALVSDGFLGLIHITPDSDIVRVTADLALFAVLFTDGMHVSFPALRQAWRNPARALGLGLPLAFIGVALLAHFLVGLDWTTSFLVGAVLAPTDPVFASAIVGREEVPARLRQLLNIESGVNDGLALPFVLIFIAAAAPTGHAEDAGFVSIGGELLLGLVFGVTLPLLVHWLVRFRLLGAEPRLQPLLPLAVAVILYAACHLTHANPYLAAFSAGAVIVAVAPEARTAFEPLGEALAELAKFAALLVFGALLTPQLFGELPIGGYAVAVLAIFLIRPASLLLSLVGTDFDRKEKLTAAWFGPKGFASVVYGLLVLQAGIPQGEEAFTLIAVTIAFSIVAHSSTDVPIARLFDVEKLVGIPDDDKRPRRRAPSRGVDSGTPSDQGTEGRPG
- a CDS encoding gluconokinase; the encoded protein is MAQNENVPLVVVMGVSGSGKTTVGQSLAASLGVLFAEADDFHPPENVAKMRAGTALSDEDRRPWLDVIAGWLREHTSDGGVITCSALKRSYRDRLVSAAPQVFFVHLDGPAELIAERMAARRGHFMPVELLRSQLDALEPLTDEERGAIVPITGTVEETTHSALAAVRDR
- a CDS encoding YetF domain-containing protein, which codes for MPRRWSPGRTTSRWSSTWRGERPARAEPTLLLCDGRMLHDAMRRRRATVDEVRQAVRTQGTGGLELVHAVVLETDGTSSLIRHSQRGSGSALANADRAQARDDVADRPSVPRTAPR
- a CDS encoding glucose 1-dehydrogenase, which translates into the protein MRALTVKPGRQNSLDVRELPDPSPADGELLVRGLAMGVCGTDREITGGQYGRAPSGRDWLILGHESLGRVERAPSGSGFSTGDLVAGVVRRPDPVPCGACARQEFDMCRNGRYTERGIKELDGFGAQAWCVEPDYAVRLEPHLASVGVLMEPTSVVAKAWEQVDRVGGRSWFEPRRVLVTGAGPIGLLAALLGVQRGLEVHVLDRVNDGPKPSLVRDLGAAYHSDDAERVIDDVCPDVIIEATGASTLVFASLTGTASYGVVCLTGVSPAGRRISADAGAINRDMVLQNDAVVGSVNANQRHFRQAAAALARADRSWLERLITRRVPLERAAEALESRPDDVKVVIDLEG